Genomic DNA from Fimbriimonas ginsengisoli Gsoil 348:
GCAAGACTGAAGGCGCGGACGTTGTCCGGGAGATACCACGTCGAGGCGATCGGCGTGAAACCCTCCCGTCTCCAAAGCTGCAGCGTGGGATAGAAAAGTTCTGGCCCCGGATCGGCCTTGTAGTGCCAATCGGCGATGATCGTGCCGCTCGGGATCGCCGCCCGCCTCAGCCGGGCGTTCTCCTTGTCGTCGCCACTGGTCGCATCGGGCGCTTCGCCGGGAGCCAGCGCCTCGTCCCCCCAAATCATCATTTTCACGCCATGTCGTTTCGCAATCTCTCCAAGCATCGGTAGCTGCGCCTGCCAGAGCCGGGTCGTCAGGGCAGGGTCGTGCGGCTTCATTCCGTTCATATCCACCTCGTCGCAGCCGAAATGGACGCTCTTAGGTTGTAGCAGCGCGATCGCCTCGTCCCATAGGGCGTTGAGTGCCACTTTCGTGCCGGGCTTTCGCGGGTCGATGGTGTATGGTTCGCTTTGGTTTACGGCAAGGTCGAGTCGCTTGCCGCCGGCAAAGAACCACTCCATGTGGCCAAAGCTCTGGATCAGCGGGATCGGCTCGATTCCCCGCTTCCGATAGTCGTTGAAGAGTCCGGCAAGCTCTTCCTTCGCCATCGGCTCCATCGAGGCACCGATCGGGGTGCTCGCCCAAGCCGTGCGTTCACACTGCAAGACAACGTTATTCAGGCCAAGCGGGAGCAGAACCCGGTCCCACAGCCGCCGCTGAAAGTGACGCGCCTCCGGACCGACGAACAATTGCACCCCCCGGAAATCGACGCTCGGCTCATCCTCCATGGAGCCTGTAGGCAGCCACAGCTTTCCCCCTTTTGCGAAGACGAGCCGTCCCAGCCGGTACATGCCGTTCCGTAACCCCTCGTCTTCTTCTCCCAGAACGGACACCCGTTTGCCCGAAATCTTGATCGTGTAGCCGCCCGGCCGCATCGTCAGTTTGCTGACGCCGCCATCGACGGAAAGCGGCTTTGCCCCCTTTGCCGGCGGCGTGACGACGAACCGGCGAGCAACCGTCTCCTTGAAGAGATCCCAGTAGCGGACCCGGCCGACCGGAAAGATGAAAAGGTTGGTTACCTCGACCGGCTTGCCAAAGTCGAGGGAGGCGTGCTTAGGCTTCGGTATGAGTGGTAGCGGCGACTCACTCGCCTCCCACGCGTGCGGGAGCGGCTCGGCGGCTACGGGCACCGGATCCGAACCGCGAAAGAATCCGAACAAGATAGAAAGCAGGGCAGGAACCATTTGCAATGTTCAAGACCGGCATCGAGACCATCGCGGTTCTCTTAACTTCTACTTGAGGACGATCTTTAGGGTGGTGCGAAGCTTCCGGTCGCTCTGCTTCTTACTCGCGAGGTCCACCGCATGGGCGAGAGCATCGGAGACGATGTCGACCTCTTTGAATAGCCCTCGCTTCCGGTCGAACGCCGCCGTTCCCTCTCCCGTCACCTCCGTGCCAACCCGTACCGACGCGGACGCTTCGTCCACTGGATTCCCGCTCTGGTCTTCGTAGGTCACGTAGGTCTGGCTCAGCTTGACCGCCAGCGTGATCTTGTCGTCCGCGATCTTGGTCGGCGTGGCTTCGAACTCCATTTCGGTGTCCCCGAGCGGCTTGCGAAACTTAAACGGCTTCCCTTCCTCAATTCCCGTCGCTGGGAACTCGATCGGCAGGTAGGTAATGTCCGGAAACCGTTTGGCGTCGAGACCGGGAAGTCGAACCGGCAGCTTCCTATTCGGCGCGTCCGTTTTCAGCATCTTCCCCTCGGGAGTGAGATCCACCGTGGTGCGAGGAAAGAAAAGGGCGACGTTCTTGGCCGTAAAGGAGGTCGGCGCTCCGTTCAGCGTCATCTTAAACTCTCGGATTTCGCTGGCTACCCGTGGCTTTCCATCGTCGGTTGGGTTGAGACCCTCTACGGCGACCCCCAGGTCTACGCCGATCTTCCCTTCTTTGCCCCCTAGAACCGGCAGGTAGCCGTCGAACCGGACCTCGACGCCATAAGATGCCCGGAGTGCTGGTGTGAAGGCGTACCGAACGGGGACAGCGGCGAGGAGGACGATGATGGAAAGCATCTCAGGTTTCGAGACGTGCGAAGCGCTACGCGCGTTGCCGCTATAGTATGAAGTGATGTCGCCCGATCCTCCTCCGCTCTCCGCGGGCCGGGTATTGGCCGACCGCTTCGAAATTCAACGCGTCCTCGGCCGGGGCGGCTTCGGAATCGCCTACCTTGCCCGCGACGTCGCCAGATCCGATCTTGCGGTGGTGAAGGAGCTCGCCCCGCAAGGCGTGCGGCGAGACCGCGAGGGGGTGCTCGATCTCGACCGTGCCGCGACTCCCGGCCACATCTTGCGGCACCGGTTCCTGCAAGAGGCGGAAGTTCTGCGGAAGCTCCACCACCCGGGCGTCCCGTCTTTGCGAGCGACCTTCTCCGAGAACGGAACCGCCTACTACGTCACCGGCTTTCTGCCGGGAGCCCAGACGTTGGAGGATCGTCTCCGTCAGGCTGGCCCGCTTTCGGAAGATGACGCGAGGGAGGTCTTTTTCTCGCTTCTTGACGTGTTGGAGCGCGTGCACGCGGCCGGCGTGTTGCACCGCGACATCAAGCCGTCGAACATCTTGCTCGGCCGCGAGGGCGAGGTGCTTCTGATCGACTTCGGAGCGGCACGCGAATGGGTGGCCGAAAACGCGCTCACGCACACGGTCATGCATACGCCGGGTTATGCCCCACCCGAGCAATTGTCGGAGAAGGCCGCCCGAGGCCCCTATACCGACCTCTACGGGCTAAGCGCCACTATCTACCACGCGCTGGCGGGCCGTCCCCCTGCGACGGCCAACGACCGTCTCGCCGGAGTTGACCTGACTCCGATCGCTGTCCTGCGACGTGAGATCGACCCAGTCTTTGCGAACGCTATTCAAGCTTGCCTCGAGGTCCGTCCCGCCGACCGGCCCGCATCCGTGGACGAGGTCAGGCAAATGTTTCACGCCGACCAGGAACCGCCACCGAAGCCGACCGATCTGGAAAGCATCGACCGCGAGTTGGCGGCGGCCCGCCGGTTCCGGTTCGAGCGACGCGCCTGCCCCGCCTGCTCGGGGGTACTAGTGGAGGCTCGCCCATTACGGCGAGGGGCGTGCCCGGTTTGCCGGGAGGGGACGGTCCGCCGCCGCGAGCTGGACGAACGGAAATGCCCGATTTGCCGCGCGGGTTCGATGGAGACCCTGGAAAACTCCGGACCGCTTTCGATTTGCCCGGTCTGCGCCAAGGGCCGGTTGATTCAAAGGCGACGGTCGGTATTGGCTCGGGACCGTATCGCCGATTGTGCCGGGTGCGGCGCTCACTTCGAAGTCGTCGATGGGACGATGCGGCTTGGTGAGGAATCCGCGACGTTCGAGGAGTGGCGTGCCCGCTGCGGACGGGGGGCAAAGGTGCGTGCATGTTCAACCTGCGACGCCCAATTCGATCTACTCGTGGACGGCCGATGGCAGCGGTTCGGCGCTGGTCCGGCTTACTATGCCGAGGAGTGGACCCGGCTGGCGGCCGGACTATCTCCCGGCGCCGGCAACGCCTCCTGCGATCTATGCCATGCCGACTATTGGCTGGAAGACGATCGCCTGACCCTTCTCGATGCCGCCACCGACCCGTTCGACTTTGGCTCTCGCTACACCGGCCGGGCACTGCAGCTCGATGACGTTCGCTGGCTCGGCGTCGGCAAGTCGAGCGGCTCCCCCGGCCTGTACTGCGAGGAGTGCCCAACCGAATTCGACCGAGACGGCGAGTACTACCGGTTGGTGCGGTCTCAGCGAAGAGAGCTCAGTCGCCATTTGGGCGAACCGAGAACCTTGGAGGACTGGCATCGAATCGGCCAGAAAGTCCCCACCATCGACCGCCAAGGCGAACTAGAAAAGTTGCTCGTCCCGATGTTGCGTGAGGCGTACCGGAACGGCGACCTATCGTTCGACAACGTCGACACCGCCTGGCGCGGGCAGGCTACCCGCCTGTCCGACGAAACCGTCGGCACCCTGATCGTCTCCGCCGAAGAAGTCTCGTTCGGCGGCCGCTTCCGCCGCTGGAAGGTGCCAGTGGATGCCGTGTTACGGGCATCGTTTGAAGAAGACGAACTAGAAATCACCCTCAGCGGACGAACGGAGTCAGTAGTTTTCGACCTCCAACCCATCGTCTTAACCGCTCATTTGGAATCCGGCAACTGGGATTTGGTTGTAACGGCTGAGGATCTGGCCAAACGTCTCTGCTAGGTCGAGCAAGGGTGCCACGGGTGCAGGGGATGCATGTGCCCCGTAACCCGTGTCCAACTAGCGTTGACTGGCGACGAAGGCACTATTCCCTGTTAGCCACATCGGGCGATGGAGTAACCGCCGCTTAACGCGAGGGGCCGGCTCCAATCCAGGCTGATTTGTGTCCGTGGGGCTCGGAATTGGTGCCCGGAGACGTATCGCTCTGGGACACGGGTTACGGGGGCACGAACATCCCCCTGCACCCGTGGCACCCAACTAAGTCCGATGACGGAGCGGGACGGCAGGCAATTTCAGACCTTCGTGGCTGGTCGAGGTGATCCGAATCAGGCGATCGAGGATGACCTTGACCGCCCCGGCGAGCGGGAACGCGATGATCATGCCGACGAGACCGAAAAGCGCGCCGCCGCTGAAGATCACGAACATGCTCACCACCGGGTCCAACCCGACCGCCCGTCCAACGAAGCGCGGGTAGACGAGCGTGTCGAAGGCGAAATGGCACACGACGTAGATGGCGAGCAGAATCGCGCCGAATGCCCAGGGCGACGACGCGGAGAACAGTAGATCGCCCGTCCGGCCGCTCAGTCCGGTTACCAAAAACAGAAGGCTGCCGCTAATGGCGACATTCAGGTACGGCACGAGATAGAGCGCGCCAAAGAGAACGCCGAGCAGGACCGAATATGGGGCTCCCAGCAGCGTCAACAGCATCCCCATGAATGCCATGTAACCGACCACCGCGATGGTGACTCCGCGCAGATAACTGGCGAATACTTCGCCGATGTCCTGCATGATCGCCAGGGTATTGGCGCGAATCGCGGGCGGAATCCAGGTAACCCCCCGGCGCTTGAACTGCTCCATGTTCGAGAGCATCAGGATCACCAGCAACGGGACGAACAAGAGGACGAGCACATTCGACACGAACCCGCTGGCGACGCCGAGGAACCCTTGCAAGAAACGCTGGATCGACTTCCCTACTTGCGGGCGCTGAGGCTCGATGTAGTCGTTGTAGATCCGTTCCTTCGTCGTCGGGAGCCCGAGCCGGCCAAGTAGGTCCTTGTTCTGCTCCAGGAGCTTGTCGAACGGGTCGGGTGTCGTCGGATGCTGGGCCTGAATCGCCGGATCCCACCGTTTGAAGAAATTGGCGTTGTCGTTGGGACGGGTGAGCTGGACGGTGAGCTCGTCGATCCGGTCGCGGAACCCGGAGACCTGCTGCGTGACGACCGGCGTCAGCCATACCCCCAAGGCGATAATGACGTTGAGAGATACCAAGACCAGCGACCAGATCGCCAGCCATTTAGGCCAACCTCGCCGCCGCAGCTTCTGAATCGTCGGATCGATCAGAGCGCAAATGGCGCCGGCAATCACGAACGGAAGAAGAATCCCCCGGACGAGATAAAGAAAAATGAGGGCGGTCAAAACAAGGACCGCCCACAGTGCAATTCTCCAACCGGGCATCTTAATGATTACTGTGGCACGTGAATTGCAAACCGTGGATATTTATCCACGATCACGTGCCACTTTGATTAGACTCCGAGCTCTTCGGCGGCGCCATCGACCGCGCGCTTCGCGCGCTGCTCGCTGACCCACTCCTCGGTCTTGCCCTTCATCTCTTTGAACCGGTCGGCGAGATCCTCTCGCAGCTCGGTTCCCGCCTTCGGCGCGAAGAGCAGGCCGGCGGCGGCGCCGATAATGGCGCCAAGGCCAACACCGGCAAGCATGTAAATCAGCACATTGTTATCATCGTCGTGTCGCGACAAGGGAAACCTCCTGATATCGATCATAGATTGTACGCTCCGGAACGTGGTAATTGGGTGGAGTTCGGTCGAACCTTCCAACAAACCCCA
This window encodes:
- a CDS encoding AI-2E family transporter yields the protein MPGWRIALWAVLVLTALIFLYLVRGILLPFVIAGAICALIDPTIQKLRRRGWPKWLAIWSLVLVSLNVIIALGVWLTPVVTQQVSGFRDRIDELTVQLTRPNDNANFFKRWDPAIQAQHPTTPDPFDKLLEQNKDLLGRLGLPTTKERIYNDYIEPQRPQVGKSIQRFLQGFLGVASGFVSNVLVLLFVPLLVILMLSNMEQFKRRGVTWIPPAIRANTLAIMQDIGEVFASYLRGVTIAVVGYMAFMGMLLTLLGAPYSVLLGVLFGALYLVPYLNVAISGSLLFLVTGLSGRTGDLLFSASSPWAFGAILLAIYVVCHFAFDTLVYPRFVGRAVGLDPVVSMFVIFSGGALFGLVGMIIAFPLAGAVKVILDRLIRITSTSHEGLKLPAVPLRHRT
- a CDS encoding YtxH domain-containing protein: MLIYMLAGVGLGAIIGAAAGLLFAPKAGTELREDLADRFKEMKGKTEEWVSEQRAKRAVDGAAEELGV
- a CDS encoding serine/threonine protein kinase, whose protein sequence is MSPDPPPLSAGRVLADRFEIQRVLGRGGFGIAYLARDVARSDLAVVKELAPQGVRRDREGVLDLDRAATPGHILRHRFLQEAEVLRKLHHPGVPSLRATFSENGTAYYVTGFLPGAQTLEDRLRQAGPLSEDDAREVFFSLLDVLERVHAAGVLHRDIKPSNILLGREGEVLLIDFGAAREWVAENALTHTVMHTPGYAPPEQLSEKAARGPYTDLYGLSATIYHALAGRPPATANDRLAGVDLTPIAVLRREIDPVFANAIQACLEVRPADRPASVDEVRQMFHADQEPPPKPTDLESIDRELAAARRFRFERRACPACSGVLVEARPLRRGACPVCREGTVRRRELDERKCPICRAGSMETLENSGPLSICPVCAKGRLIQRRRSVLARDRIADCAGCGAHFEVVDGTMRLGEESATFEEWRARCGRGAKVRACSTCDAQFDLLVDGRWQRFGAGPAYYAEEWTRLAAGLSPGAGNASCDLCHADYWLEDDRLTLLDAATDPFDFGSRYTGRALQLDDVRWLGVGKSSGSPGLYCEECPTEFDRDGEYYRLVRSQRRELSRHLGEPRTLEDWHRIGQKVPTIDRQGELEKLLVPMLREAYRNGDLSFDNVDTAWRGQATRLSDETVGTLIVSAEEVSFGGRFRRWKVPVDAVLRASFEEDELEITLSGRTESVVFDLQPIVLTAHLESGNWDLVVTAEDLAKRLC